In Pleurocapsa sp. PCC 7319, the following are encoded in one genomic region:
- a CDS encoding DUF1361 domain-containing protein, translating into MESILADAFEAFNKYSGWIVWNLFLAFIPLILSFWLFLRPSKKRSLLWWCALITFIAFLPNAPYLLTDIIHLIEAIRAGYSIWITTLVFIPLHSLAIFIGWEAYVISLINQSHYLKKQGARKYIFASELITHALCAIGIFLGRFRRFNSWDLVTKPDILFVSTIGDLTAKKPLLVIAITWIILMILYWLTKQITLGTLLRIKLLLSKIDSQQELK; encoded by the coding sequence ATGGAATCAATACTGGCTGATGCTTTTGAAGCATTTAATAAATATAGTGGTTGGATTGTCTGGAATTTATTTTTGGCATTCATTCCTTTGATTCTTAGCTTTTGGTTGTTTCTGAGACCTAGTAAAAAGCGATCGCTATTGTGGTGGTGCGCTTTAATTACTTTTATCGCCTTTTTACCCAACGCTCCTTACTTACTAACCGATATTATCCATTTAATTGAGGCAATCCGAGCGGGCTATTCAATTTGGATTACAACTTTAGTTTTTATTCCCTTACACTCATTAGCAATTTTTATAGGTTGGGAGGCTTATGTAATTTCGCTGATCAATCAAAGTCATTATCTTAAGAAACAAGGTGCGAGAAAATACATTTTTGCCAGCGAGTTAATAACTCATGCTCTATGTGCAATTGGCATTTTTCTGGGAAGATTTCGTCGCTTTAATAGCTGGGATTTGGTGACGAAACCAGATATTTTATTTGTTTCAACTATAGGCGATCTAACGGCTAAGAAACCTTTGTTAGTAATAGCAATTACTTGGATAATTTTAATGATTCTATATTGGTTGACAAAACAAATTACTTTAGGAACGTTATTAAGAATTAAGCTGTTACTATCCAAAATAGATTCTCAACAGGAGTTGAAATAA